The sequence TTTCGCGAGGTCCGCGCCCTTCAGCGCCTCCTCAAGTTCCGCCAGCCTGACGACCCTGTCTGTCCCTCCCGAAAGGGCGACCCGTATCCTTTCCACCCTTGACCCGTTCGTGCGGGCAAGAACGGAAACCGTAAAGGCCGGATAATCAAATCCTACCCTGACCTCCCGGTGATAGACCGATATCCAGTCGGACGGGTCGGGAAAAAGGAGTGAGGTGATCAGGGTTCCTTTCTGGAGTGAGCGGTCAGCCAGCCACGGAGCGAGATCATGGGTGCCTGCGTTCTGTCCTTCCGTACGGATTTTTCCCTCGAGGACAGCCATGGGCCCTATGAGGTCGGACCAGAGCGGAAAAAGGGACGCGCTGCCTCCCATGGTGATCCTGTTCCGCAGAGGCGTGGAGGCAGCCGCACCAAGGGCTGCGGCAAGAATGCAGCCAGGGTAAAGGTTCGAGAGATTATCGGCTGCGGACGCAAATGTCTGGTTCGCTCCGATTTCCAGAACGCCCCTGTCCGTTTTCAGGTAATTCAGCGGAACCCTGGAAAGATCCACCACTCCGGCGAAAGAACCGATACCGCTTTTCACAAGGTTCGTTCCGCCTCCGTGGGGAACGAACCTTTCCCTTCCGAGAAGCGCTGCCGCTTCGTCGATCGTCTCCGGGAAATACCATTGCACCATATCCCTATGTCTCCCCCTTTATCGAAACGCTCCAAGGTATATTCATTCATGCCGGCGGCCTGCAGGCCGGCCCTTTACACCCTTAACTTTACCTTATTCAATGTGAGCCGTCCAGAGTATGGTTCTCTTCTCCAAGAATATCTGCGATCTTTTTCCCTGCTTCCCTTTCGATCCAGCGGACAATTCGCCTCGCCCGGGCAAACCGTTTCCCGATGTTTGAGCGTGCATCGCGGTCGTCTCCGAATTTCTCCATGGCGAGCCTTTTTCTTTCGGCAAGGGGCACGACAAAACTTCCCCGGACCAGCTTGTCTGCCAGATAGAGAAGCTTCGCCTCCGGAGCTGCCCGGGGAGGAAGGTTCATGTGGCAGGAAGCAACGGCCGCCACGGCAGGAAAACCACAGACTTCGAGGAAAACCTTTCCTGCGGCGTCATGCTCGGGCAGTGCCTTGCAGATGTCGTGCAAAAGGCAGGCGCACTCAAGCAGATCCCTATCTGCCCCGGCTCGGCCCTTTAGAGCCCGGGCGAGCTTCAGGGCAACGGAGGCAACCTTTTCCGAGTGGGCCAGAACCTCTTCAGGAGTGCCGGCAATGGTGAAAAGAGACTGTCGCTCAGCCGGAGAAGGGATGTGAATTCTTTTCGCCCTCAGGCGCATCCTTTCGAAATCCTCCGGCTCGTCCATGTCGAGCAGAACTCCCTCGTCGGCTACGGCCAGGTCGATGGCGCTTTTTTCTCTCATCTCGAGGAAACGCCTGAACCCTCCTTCACCGGAGTAATTCAGGATATGGGGTATGAAGGAGGCTCCGATAAGGGGGGGATGCCCCCGTTCCCCACGAAAGAGAGGGTAGGTGATTCCCCGGAAAGACGCATATCTTGCGAGGAG comes from Aminivibrio sp. and encodes:
- a CDS encoding FAD binding domain-containing protein translates to MVQWYFPETIDEAAALLGRERFVPHGGGTNLVKSGIGSFAGVVDLSRVPLNYLKTDRGVLEIGANQTFASAADNLSNLYPGCILAAALGAAASTPLRNRITMGGSASLFPLWSDLIGPMAVLEGKIRTEGQNAGTHDLAPWLADRSLQKGTLITSLLFPDPSDWISVYHREVRVGFDYPAFTVSVLARTNGSRVERIRVALSGGTDRVVRLAELEEALKGADLAKVSSLDIRKMAAVRFGRKPAGSPEYLSEIAAVQVERCVKSALFREEGTR
- a CDS encoding DVU_1551 family NTP transferase, which encodes MKPSEISAVILAAGYSSRMGFFKPLSALDGLTALEWAVRSMSEAGIGDVVVVTGFRREETENCAARAGARPVFNPRFSEGMFSSVQTGAASLSSSSRAFFLLPADIPTVRPATVRLLARYASFRGITYPLFRGERGHPPLIGASFIPHILNYSGEGGFRRFLEMREKSAIDLAVADEGVLLDMDEPEDFERMRLRAKRIHIPSPAERQSLFTIAGTPEEVLAHSEKVASVALKLARALKGRAGADRDLLECACLLHDICKALPEHDAAGKVFLEVCGFPAVAAVASCHMNLPPRAAPEAKLLYLADKLVRGSFVVPLAERKRLAMEKFGDDRDARSNIGKRFARARRIVRWIEREAGKKIADILGEENHTLDGSH